The Pirellulaceae bacterium region TTTGGACTATGCGCACCTTGGGCTTTTGGCAGTCAGCAAGTCGCAGTCAGTTGGCAAGGGGTGCTAGCGCTGGGGGTAGGATTGACGTTGGTTGGCTTGGCCGGCGATCTAATGCAGTCAATTTTCAAGCGCGAGATGGGGTGCAAGGACAGTGGACGGCTCTTGCCTGGATTGGGCGGATTATGGGATGTTACCGATTCGCTCTTGCCGGCGGCCGTGGCCGGTTATGCGATCATCGCCAGTGGTTGGATTCGTGGGCCAGGTCAATAGTCGTCATGGGCCAGGAGGTAAAGCAAACTTAAATTCATGTCAGAAGCCAACATTCATTTGAACGATCCGGCGGCGATACTAAGTTTGTTTGGGCCGCAGGACCGTTATCTCAAACTCATCCGCAATCACTTTGGAGTAGCCATCACGCATCGCGATGGCAAGTTGAAGATCATTGGCGAAGAGGAGTCGGTTCGTCATGCTACGGCGCTGTTGGAGAACCTGCACTTGCGGGCGCAGCAGGCTGGCGGGCTTACCAGCCAAGATGTAGAAGGTGCGTTGGGCGCGGCGCGAGCACCCGCTTCCGACGTCGGATCACTTGCCAACAATGTACCGCGCAGTTTGGAAGTGAATGTGCCTCAGATGCAGCGGCGGATCAAGCCGAGAACGCAGGGGCAAGCCGATTACATCCAAGCGATTCGCGCTAGCGATCTGGTATTTTGCCGAGGACCAGCGGGCTGTGGCAAAACCTATTTGGCTGTGGCTCTGGCGGTGGAAGCCCTCAAGAGCCGCACATGCAGCAAAATCGTGCTAGTCCGACCAGCCGTCGAGGCCGGCGAAAGCTTAGGGTTTTTGCCTGGTGACTTACAGGCCAAACTCAATCCCTACCTGCGACCGCTGCTGGACGGGTTAAACGAGATGCTAGACTATGATCAAGTGAAGTATCTGATGGAGCACGACGTGATCGAGGTCATTCCGTTGGCCTATATGCGCGGCCGTACCCTGAACAACGCCTTTATCATTTTGGATGAAGCTCAGAACACCACTTCGGCACAGATGAAAATGTTTTTGACCCGCATGGGTGAGGGGTCCAAGATGGTGGTTTCGGGGGACGTCACGCAAGTGGACCTGCCCAACGGTGTCACCAGTGGCCTGCGCGACGTCTGGCAGCGCCTTCGCGGATTGCAGAATATTAGTTTCGTTTCACTCAACGCCAGTGATATCGTTCGACATCGCCTAGTTCAGCAAATTGTTAGCCGCTACGAAGCACGCCGAGGCGATGGGCTCGAGTTGGCACCAGAGGAGAGCGAGCCCGACTCGCCCATTTAAGCCGTATGGCCTCATCCAATCCAGTACGCACGCGCAGCGAACGCGTAGCCTCCTTGCAGCTTGAACCCAGTGCTCTGCGCCGTCAGTTGAATAAACTGCTGGCTGGTAAGTCGCTGCTGCACCTGGCGATCGCGGTTGGCTCAATTGGCATCATTGTGTTCACGCTGCAAGGCTGGGTACCGCCGTTTACCTATCGCGAAGGACAAATTCCGGATCGCGATATCGTGGCCCGTGTAGCTTTTGACTTAGTAGACGACCAGCAGACCAAATTGCTTCGCGATCAACGACGTCGAGAAACATTGTGTACTTATGAAAACCGAACCCAGGCCATCACGCAGCTTCGCAGCGCTCTCCAGAACCAGATGTTATCGTTGGTGACTGCTAAGTCGGCGGCGGAACTAACAGCCGAGCAGGCACGCGATTTAGAGTTGTTAATCAAAAATCTGGGATCAGATCCGACGCCGCTGACAAGTGAAGCGGCGCTGACCCATATTCGCTCGCTACTGAGCGATTCAGATCAATCGACGAAATTCAACCAGGCATTGCAACTGATCCTCAATCCCATCGCTGAATCTGGCGTCATCAAGTCGCTCAGTCACGATAGTGATCAAGGCAGTCAACGTTCGATCATTGTGATTCCTATCGGCTCACCCACGGATGAAGTGTTTGTCGATGTGAGCAAGGTGCGTTACGCGGATGTCATTGCCACACTCTCTAGCCGCGTTAGCGAGGTGCTGCAGCGAGAATTCAGTTCGCCCGATGTTCCGGCCGTGGCTAGAATTGTGTCTCACTATCTAGTGCAGAATCTGCCGGAGACACTCACCTACCGCGCGGATTTGAGCGAGAAGGCACGCATTAGCGCAGAGGCTGCCGTACCCGACGCTATGGTTTCGTATTTCCCCACGGTCAGTCGGCTCGCTGCCGCCGGACAGCCAATTACGCGACAAAACCACTTGCCGTTGTTGCGCGCCGAATATGATGCCTGGGTCGCTCAGTTGGGAGCTGGCGTCAAGGTGACCCGCTTGCTCTGCATTCTGGGGATGATTTTGGCGTTCTATACGTTTTGCGGCGCATACATCTATTACTTGCATGATGCCAAGCTACTCACGCAAACCGTGCCCATGCTGCGGCTGCTGAGTTTGGTTTTGTTTGGTTGCGTTGTCAGCAAGTTTGCTGCCTCCGATCCCTGGCAGGCAGAGATCGTGCCGGTGTTAATCACCGCCATCGTGATGACGATTACCTTTGGTCGACAGTTGACGATCTTAATCTCCATCTGCTCAGCCCTGATGGTCAGCTTGGCCGTGGGGCTGAACATGGTCCAGCTGGTGACGATGTGCAGCGGTAGTTGTGCGGCAGCCATGTTCGTAGGCCGCATTCGAACGCGGTCTAAGTTGATTTACGTCGGGTTGGCTACCGGAGCGGTCGTGGCAATAACACATTTGGGCGCCGATACCATCATCGGAACATTCCTACCCAGAACTCTGGATGCTGGTGCCGAAGCATCAACGGCTGCCTGGACCACGCTAATGGCATCGGTGGTGGGCGAGCCATTGCGAATTGGCGCCCTGGCGTTTCTGGCGGCTGCGGTGGTTGCCGGAGTTTTGTCTTTCATAGAGCCGGTGTTTGGTGTACAGACAGACCTCAGGCTCCTAGAACTGGGGGATGCGAGCCATCCGCTCTTGCGTCAATTGGCACAGCGGGCACCCGGCACATACAACCATTCGATCAGTGTCGCGGCTATCGCCGAAGCAGCTGCCGACAGCATTGGAGCCCACGGGTTGTTGACCCGCGTGGGTGCCTACTTCCATGATATCGGCAAGATGTTCAAGCCGAATTATTTCGTGGAGAATCAGGATGCCAGTGGCAACTGTCACGATACATTGCAGCCCGCTATGAGTACCTTAGTGATCATCGCACACGTGAAGGATGGTTCCGACTTGGCTCGACAGCATCGTCTGCCGACACGCATCGTCGATTTTATCGAACAACATCACGGCACGACCTTGGTCGAGTATTTCTATCGCGAGGCCACCAAACGCAGTCAGGACGACCCAAACAAGGAGGAGGTCTCGGAAACCGCGTTTCGCTACCCCGGCCCCAAACCGCAAACTTTGGAGGCGGCGGTATTGATGCTGGCCGACTCAGTGGAAAGCGCCAGTCGCACGCTGGTTGAACCGACTGTGTCGCGATTGCAAAGTCTGGTGGACAAAATTGCCATGAGCAAGTTGTTGGACGGACAATTCGATGAATGTGGATTGACGTTACTGCAACTGGATCAAGTAAAATCTTCGCTAGTGAAGTCGCTGACGGCCATCTATCATGGGCGCGTCAAGTACACTGGTCAGGCCTCGGCATAAGCGGAGCGCCGCTTCGAAATTATCCTGTCCAGACGCCCCCTAGCTCACTCCAAAGAATGCCTCATGCCACACATCGAATTGGAAGTTGAATTCCATGTGGAAGTTGACGCAACGAGTGAAGTTCAATTGCGGCAACGGTTTCTTCAGGCGGCTACCTGGATTGTTCAGCGATTTAGCATACAACAGTTCATCGTAAGCATATCAGTGGTGGATGATGTCACAATCCGGCAGCTCAATCAGCGTCATCTACAGCACGACTGGGCCACGGATGTGCTGAGCTTTGTGTTTGAGGCGGGTGCCATCATCGATGGCGAGATCATCGTCAGTTGGGATACTGCCAGTCGTCTAAGCGTGGCAGCCGGCTGGGACGCTGCAGACGAATTGTTATTGTATGTGCTACATGGAATGTTGCACTTGGTTGGTTTGGATGACCGGGATGATGTCGGCCGCACGGCAATGCGGGCCGAGGAATGTCAATTCTTGCGGGAGGCACAGGTAGCCGGTGCCGATACCTACCTGGCTCGGTTTAATGATGTATCCTACTGAATTTAGGGTGTCCCCAAGATTCGCTGGTCCATAGTCGCGCTATGAGTATCTATTGGTTTTCAACCTTGATGACCGTCGGCTGCATGTTGACGCTGATTGGCGGGCTGGGGGTGCATCTAATTGAGAACTACAACGGTCGCCGATTGGAAGCCTACTGTCGCCTGCGTCGCAAGCCGCAGCGGTTTGGTGAAGTGCTGGACAAGCAGGAAGCTGCTTTCGCTGCCGCCACCTATCTTTTGGTGACCGGTTTGGTTGTGGGCTCGTTAGCAGCTGGCGTTTGGTTTGCTCACCAGGGTCGTGTAGAATTTGCCGAATTAGCCGTCCTTAGCCAGCGTGGCATTGTGTCTCATGCCGTTGGCGCGGTGGGGTGGTGGCTGGCCAACATGCTAGTTGGCTTGTGGCTCCCACGAATGATCGTCCGTCAGCGGACATCACCGTTTCTGTACCACACTTGGCCCTTCTGGAAAGCTGTTGCCTATGCGGCTAGCCCTCTGGCAGTTTCGGCCAAGATATTCGATTGGTTGGGCCAGAGATT contains the following coding sequences:
- a CDS encoding HDIG domain-containing protein yields the protein MASSNPVRTRSERVASLQLEPSALRRQLNKLLAGKSLLHLAIAVGSIGIIVFTLQGWVPPFTYREGQIPDRDIVARVAFDLVDDQQTKLLRDQRRRETLCTYENRTQAITQLRSALQNQMLSLVTAKSAAELTAEQARDLELLIKNLGSDPTPLTSEAALTHIRSLLSDSDQSTKFNQALQLILNPIAESGVIKSLSHDSDQGSQRSIIVIPIGSPTDEVFVDVSKVRYADVIATLSSRVSEVLQREFSSPDVPAVARIVSHYLVQNLPETLTYRADLSEKARISAEAAVPDAMVSYFPTVSRLAAAGQPITRQNHLPLLRAEYDAWVAQLGAGVKVTRLLCILGMILAFYTFCGAYIYYLHDAKLLTQTVPMLRLLSLVLFGCVVSKFAASDPWQAEIVPVLITAIVMTITFGRQLTILISICSALMVSLAVGLNMVQLVTMCSGSCAAAMFVGRIRTRSKLIYVGLATGAVVAITHLGADTIIGTFLPRTLDAGAEASTAAWTTLMASVVGEPLRIGALAFLAAAVVAGVLSFIEPVFGVQTDLRLLELGDASHPLLRQLAQRAPGTYNHSISVAAIAEAAADSIGAHGLLTRVGAYFHDIGKMFKPNYFVENQDASGNCHDTLQPAMSTLVIIAHVKDGSDLARQHRLPTRIVDFIEQHHGTTLVEYFYREATKRSQDDPNKEEVSETAFRYPGPKPQTLEAAVLMLADSVESASRTLVEPTVSRLQSLVDKIAMSKLLDGQFDECGLTLLQLDQVKSSLVKSLTAIYHGRVKYTGQASA
- a CDS encoding PhoH family protein, producing MSEANIHLNDPAAILSLFGPQDRYLKLIRNHFGVAITHRDGKLKIIGEEESVRHATALLENLHLRAQQAGGLTSQDVEGALGAARAPASDVGSLANNVPRSLEVNVPQMQRRIKPRTQGQADYIQAIRASDLVFCRGPAGCGKTYLAVALAVEALKSRTCSKIVLVRPAVEAGESLGFLPGDLQAKLNPYLRPLLDGLNEMLDYDQVKYLMEHDVIEVIPLAYMRGRTLNNAFIILDEAQNTTSAQMKMFLTRMGEGSKMVVSGDVTQVDLPNGVTSGLRDVWQRLRGLQNISFVSLNASDIVRHRLVQQIVSRYEARRGDGLELAPEESEPDSPI
- the ybeY gene encoding rRNA maturation RNase YbeY yields the protein MPHIELEVEFHVEVDATSEVQLRQRFLQAATWIVQRFSIQQFIVSISVVDDVTIRQLNQRHLQHDWATDVLSFVFEAGAIIDGEIIVSWDTASRLSVAAGWDAADELLLYVLHGMLHLVGLDDRDDVGRTAMRAEECQFLREAQVAGADTYLARFNDVSY